From Desulfobacterales bacterium:
CCTTATTTATACGCAATTAACAAAGAAACATCTTGTGCGATTAGGGAAAAAAGGCCAGGAGGCCACCGTTGGTTTCTACCAGGTCATACATGAAGGGCTTAGCGGGGTGAAAGAAGTAAAGGTACTTGAGGCGGAATCATTTTTTATGCGTCTTTTTAAAAGTTTTACCGATAAATATAAAAAAAACATGACACATGTTGCCGTCTGGCAGATTGCTCCCAAAATAATGATCGAAACCCTTATTGTCACGATGGTTACCGGTTACATATTTTTCGCATACCTGAGTGACCGGGATATTGCCGAAATACTACCGCTTCTTGGAGTTTTCGGGGTCGCATTCATGCGGCTTTATCCTTCCTTTAATGCAATCTTATCCTCCATCTCTTCGATTAGTGCCCAGAAATTCTCATTAGATATTTTATACGATGAGTTGAAGGAAGCTGATCACAAAACAACTCAAACTGTCAGAGACACCCAAGAAACAGCTCTTGCTTACCAGCATTCTTTAGAATTAAAAGGATTGCATTATCGCTATCCGGGATCAGAGCTACCTGCTCTGAAAGATATTAACCTGACAATATCTCCCGGAGAGTCTATTGGCATCGTTGGTAAATCGGGATCCGGCAAAACTACCTTGGCCGATGTCATTTTGGGTCTGCTTCATTACGAAAGCGGAGAAATATTACTTGATGGCATAAATGTATTCCGAGAAATTTCCAAATGGCATGGGATGCTTGGGTACATCCCACAAAATATCTTCTTACTTAACGATACAATTCAGCAGAATATCACCTTTGGAGTTCATGAAGAGGATATTGACCATGAAGCACTCAACAATGCAATTATATCTGCTCAGCTCCAAGAGCTGATCGAGGAACTACCGAAGGGTGTCTTAACTGTTGTCGGGGAACGCGGAGTCCGTTTGTCCGGCGGACAGAGACAGCGCATAGGCATCGCGAGGGCTCTGTATCGGAACCCGAAAATACTTGTTTTGGATGAGGCAACCAGCGCACTGGACAATGAAACAGAGGCTGCTATCTCGAAAGCCATCGAAACTATTTCTCACAATAAAACCCTAATAATAATCGCACACCGTTTAAGTACGGTTAAAAACTGTGATCGGCTCTATCTTATTGATAATGGAAAAATAATATCCCACGGTTCTTATCAGGAGTTAATCAATAAAAATGAATGGTTCAAAAAAGTTAACGATCTGGCTGCAACCCAATAGCTTTTACGCAGTTCCAATGTAAAACAGAGAATATAAATATGAAATCGTTACTGACAATCTGTATTCCTACCTACAAACGCCCGATAACCCTAAAGCGTTGCATTGATTCTATTGTCGAACAGATTGAGAAATTTTCTTTATTTGAAAAGGTAAATATTTACGTTGCTGATGATGCTTCATCAGATGGCACTGGAGATGTTTTAAAACCATACAAAAAATTAAGTTATTTCGATTCAGTCTCTCGCGAGCAAAACCTGGGGATGAATCAAAACATCAAACTGATGCTAAGCGACACTGCCCAAAAGAGCATTTATCAACTTATTATAACGGATGACGATTATCTTCAACCGGACATTTTAGATGAAATAGTAGATTTCATAAATCAACAACTAGAGGCCCCCCTTCCCCCTCCCGTCATCTGGACACCGAGGTATTCATATACTGAAAACGGAGATTTACATTGTGTTGTCTGTAATCCATTCAACAAAAGCAAAGTTATCCATCCCTCAGCCATAAATGCAGGACGGTATATGCATAACGGTTTTGTTTTGTCAGGGCTCATACTTCGAGCAGATCATATAGATTATAAATTCTGGGATCAATATAAAAGAAATGCCTATTTCCCGATGATCTTTGTCGGTGACCTGTTATTCAGATACGGAGGTTATTACTGGGACAAGAATATAGTCCACCATACAGTTCTGAACCAATGTAACTGGGAACGGTGGGGTAAAAATGACATAGTTATATCACTGAGATTGTTATCAGATTATCTGGAAACAAACGGAATATTAGCCAAAAAAATAAGAGAAATATCTTCTTCAACCTTATTTAACTTTTTCGCTTTAAAAAATACCTACAATGCAATTAACAGCCTCTTAGCCTCAAAAAAAACAAGAGGGAATAAAAAAGAACTGTTTGAAGCTATTGATGAACTAAAAAAAGCTGGTTTCCTCAATTTTAATACACAAAGGAAACTTGTTATCACATTCTTATTATCCTATATATCTTCGACGTCTTTTATTAAGCTAGCTGTATATATTTTTTCTTTTATCTTCTCCACTAGAGAAGATAAGAAGAAAAAATATAAGCAGAAAAAGCTGGTATATAGTGAAAATTTGAAGTTTATCCCAATAACCATGAAAATATTTTTCAGATAAATCAGTGTTGCTAAAGACAGTTGACAAAAAACAAACTATGAATCCGGCGCCAATCATCTTATTTGTCTACAACCGCCCCTGGCATACCAAGCAGACGGTTGAGGCCTTGCAAAAAAACGAACTGGCCCATGATAGTGAGTTGTTTATTTACTCTGACGGCCCGAGAAATACCGAGGAAACCCAAGTAGCGGTAGCGGAAGTTAGAAACTACCTGAAGAGCGTTGACGGGTTCAAGAAAATCACCATCACGGAAAGTCCAAAAAATCTGGGCCTTGCCGCTTCCGTTATTAGGGGGGTATCTGAAGTTGTCAATAAGTACGGCAGGGTGATTGTTCTTGAGGACGATCTGGTCACATCACCTTATTTCCTGACTTTCATGAACGATGCCCTGGATGTTTATCAGCACGAA
This genomic window contains:
- a CDS encoding ABC transporter ATP-binding protein codes for the protein LIYTQLTKKHLVRLGKKGQEATVGFYQVIHEGLSGVKEVKVLEAESFFMRLFKSFTDKYKKNMTHVAVWQIAPKIMIETLIVTMVTGYIFFAYLSDRDIAEILPLLGVFGVAFMRLYPSFNAILSSISSISAQKFSLDILYDELKEADHKTTQTVRDTQETALAYQHSLELKGLHYRYPGSELPALKDINLTISPGESIGIVGKSGSGKTTLADVILGLLHYESGEILLDGINVFREISKWHGMLGYIPQNIFLLNDTIQQNITFGVHEEDIDHEALNNAIISAQLQELIEELPKGVLTVVGERGVRLSGGQRQRIGIARALYRNPKILVLDEATSALDNETEAAISKAIETISHNKTLIIIAHRLSTVKNCDRLYLIDNGKIISHGSYQELINKNEWFKKVNDLAATQ
- a CDS encoding glycosyltransferase family 2 protein yields the protein MKSLLTICIPTYKRPITLKRCIDSIVEQIEKFSLFEKVNIYVADDASSDGTGDVLKPYKKLSYFDSVSREQNLGMNQNIKLMLSDTAQKSIYQLIITDDDYLQPDILDEIVDFINQQLEAPLPPPVIWTPRYSYTENGDLHCVVCNPFNKSKVIHPSAINAGRYMHNGFVLSGLILRADHIDYKFWDQYKRNAYFPMIFVGDLLFRYGGYYWDKNIVHHTVLNQCNWERWGKNDIVISLRLLSDYLETNGILAKKIREISSSTLFNFFALKNTYNAINSLLASKKTRGNKKELFEAIDELKKAGFLNFNTQRKLVITFLLSYISSTSFIKLAVYIFSFIFSTREDKKKKYKQKKLVYSENLKFIPITMKIFFR